Proteins encoded together in one Altererythrobacter epoxidivorans window:
- the queC gene encoding 7-cyano-7-deazaguanine synthase QueC → MTQGKSENMQAVVLLSGGLDSMVSAAIAKERGYTVHALTVDYGQRHRRELDAAREIANRLELASHREIKLDLSAFGGSALTADIPVPKGGVGEDIPVTYVPARNLVFLSLTVACAEASDAANIFIGVNALDYSGYPDCRPEFIESFAETARLGTKAGVEGRPFQIHAPLQYMSKADIARECDRLGLEPAWSWSCYDPEPDGRACGKCDSCRLRQKGFEEAGITDNTSYA, encoded by the coding sequence ATGACGCAGGGTAAATCAGAAAACATGCAGGCTGTCGTGCTGCTTTCAGGCGGCCTCGATTCCATGGTATCGGCCGCTATCGCGAAGGAACGCGGCTACACCGTGCACGCTTTGACAGTCGATTATGGGCAGCGTCATCGTCGGGAGCTCGATGCAGCGAGGGAGATCGCAAATCGGCTCGAACTTGCTTCGCACCGCGAAATCAAACTCGATCTGAGCGCTTTTGGGGGTTCGGCACTAACCGCTGACATTCCAGTGCCGAAGGGCGGCGTCGGCGAGGACATACCGGTCACCTACGTACCGGCCCGCAATTTGGTCTTTCTTTCCCTGACGGTCGCCTGCGCTGAAGCAAGCGACGCTGCGAATATCTTCATCGGGGTGAACGCGCTCGATTATTCGGGTTACCCCGACTGTCGGCCGGAATTCATAGAAAGCTTCGCCGAAACGGCCAGACTGGGCACCAAGGCAGGTGTCGAAGGTCGTCCCTTCCAGATCCATGCCCCGCTGCAATATATGTCGAAAGCCGATATTGCCCGGGAATGCGACAGGCTTGGGCTCGAGCCGGCTTGGAGTTGGTCCTGCTATGATCCGGAACCCGACGGCAGGGCATGCGGCAAGTGCGATTCCTGCCGATTGCGACAGAAAGGTTTCGAAGAGGCTGGAATTACGGATAATACCAGCTACGCTTGA